One Phoenix dactylifera cultivar Barhee BC4 chromosome 8, palm_55x_up_171113_PBpolish2nd_filt_p, whole genome shotgun sequence genomic window carries:
- the LOC103712573 gene encoding pectinesterase 3, giving the protein METIKSFKGLPMDSIKSFKGYGKVNEAEDRQFFRKTRRRLIIIAASVVLLLAIVGITVGVMVGKHGDGNPSSSITFSDSLKAVCSVTRYPDSCYSSISSAKGANLTNDPEELFKFSLAVATDALSKISALADTFTIPSNDKRLELALKDCKELFDDAMDRFNDSLSSMQAGEEEKLLTPAKIDDLKTWLSAAVTDQETCLDGFEGTTGDIKVKMEKAMVSSMQFTSNSLAIVAGILGILEKLNFPIHRKLLATTAIDRYPVWVTTAQRRALLQDSIQWTPNVTVAHDGTGQVKTISEAIDLVPKKNANPFVIHVKEGVYEENVVVDKSKWNVMMFGDGMNKTIVDGSLNFIDGTPTFSTATFVVTGRRFMAKDMGFRNSAGPEKHQAVALRAGSDRSVFYRCYFDGFQDTLYAHSLRQFYRECDIVGTIDFIFGDASAVFQSCKIMPREPLPNQMNTITAQGKKDPNENTGISIQGCTVAPYDKVTRPTYLGRPWKDYSTAIVMQSEIGAVVDPDGWLPWVPGQVPPDTISYAEYLNTGPGSSVAGRVSWPGYKPEVSADEAKKYTVESFLKGSDWIPETGVEFQSNLGQ; this is encoded by the exons ATGGAAACCATCAAATCCTTCAAAGGTTTGCCGATGGACTCCATCAAATCCTTCAAAGGCTATGGCAAGGTGAACGAGGCCGAGGACCGCCAGTTCTTCCGGAAAACGAGAAGGCGTCTCATCATCATCGCAGCTTCTGTGGTCCTCCTCCTTGCAATCGTAGGCATCACGGTTGGTGTCATGGTGGGCAAGCATGGCGACGGCAACCCTTCTTCATCGATAACCTTCTCCGATTCATTAAAGGCTGTATGCAGTGTGACAAGATACCCAGACTCTTGCTACTCCAGTATCTCTTCAGCGAAGGGTGCCAACTTAACCAATGATCCtgaggagctcttcaagttctCCCTCGCCGTCGCGACCGATGCGCTCTCGAAGATCTCTGCCTTGGCCGACACTTTCACCATCCCATCAAATGATAAGAGGCTCGAGTTGGCGCTGAAAGACTGCAAGGAGTTGTTTGATGATGCCATGGACCGGTTCAATGACTCGCTCTCATCAATGCAGGCGGGGGAAGAAGAGAAGCTACTGACTCCGGCGAAGATTGATGACCTCAAGACATGGCTCAGCGCGGCGGTCACCGACCAAGAGACTTGCTTGGATGGGTTCGAGGGCACGACAGGTGACATCAAGGTGAAGATGGAGAAAGCCATGGTGAGCTCCATGCAGTTCACGAGTAACAGTTTGGCGATTGTGGCTGGAATCCTAGGTATTCTCGAGAAGTTAAATTTTCCAATTCATAGAAAGCTACTAGCAACCACTGCCATTGATCGCTATCCTGTTTGGGTGACCACCGCACAGAGGAGAGCTCTTTTGCAAGATTCAATACAATGGACACCAAATGTGACGGTGGCTCATGATGGAACCGGGCAAGTGAAGACGATCAGCGAGGCCATAGATTTAGTCCCTAAGAAGAACGCAAACCCATTTGTCATTCATGTCAAGGAAGGTGTGTACGAAGAGAATGTGGTGGTGGACAAGAGCAAATGGAATGTTATGATGTTTGGAGATGGCATGAACAAGACGATCGTTGATGGGAGCTTGAATTTTATTGATGGGACACCCACTTTTTCTACAGCAACCTTTG TTGTGACTGGAAGGAGGTTCATGGCAAAGGATATGGGCTTCAGGAACTCCGCCGGTCCGGAGAAACACCAAGCTGTTGCTCTCCGGGCCGGCTCCGACCGCTCCGTCTTCTACCGCTGCTACTTCGATGGATTCCAGGACACCCTCTACGCTCATTCCCTCCGCCAGTTCTACCGCGAGTGCGACATCGTAGGCACCATCGATTTCATCTTTGGCGACGCATCTGCCGTCTTTCAGAGCTGCAAGATCATGCCCAGGGAGCCATTGCCCAACCAGATGAACACCATAACAGCCCAGGGCAAGAAGGATCCCAATGAGAACACCGGCATATCAATTCAAGGATGCACAGTTGCACCCTATGACAAAGTGACGAGGCCCACGTACCTCGGCAGGCCATGGAAGGACTACTCCACGGCGATCGTCATGCAGTCGGAGATCGGAGCAGTGGTTGATCCTGATGGCTGGCTTCCATGGGTGCCTGGCCAGGTGCCTCCGGATACTATATCATATGCAGAGTACCTGAACACGGGGCCGGGATCTAGTGTTGCAGGCCGGGTCTCATGGCCTGGTTATAAGCCAGAAGTCAGCGCAGATGAAGCAAAGAAGTATACGGTGGAATCCTTTCTCAAGGGCAGTGATTGGATACCAGAGACTGGTGTGGAATTCCAATCCAATTTGGGTCAGTGA
- the LOC103712606 gene encoding pectinesterase-like yields the protein MSMYERVSSKKKFIMWACTISTVLILTIIKQAGAEPKVLASSHHSFSTVSRPAAAAAATTTKTSSAVASACAATLYPNACESALASVAGAPTKSAKELFDISVQSAMTRAHSVRAMAYNLTLKHQKTGSGRPTGMDDCLELLDISVDQLNDVLNPKTSSSPHDVKTWLSAALTNQATCRDSLDTVDASDGRDAMSAQVESLTQFIGNSLALHKKLDGGKGSGGRKLLSDGFPAWLSAGDRKLLQASPEDIRADAVVAKDGSGTHKTINEAIAFVSPAAASGGGGGGGRSVIYVKAGTYNEYIKIPTKQKNVMLMGDGKGKSVIVGSRNAANGYTTYGTATVAAMGAGFIAKGLTIINNSGPSKSQGVALRVGADKSVIYQCSIQGYQDTLYTHSNRQFYSEDDIYGTVDFIFGNSAVVFQNCFIQPRKPGGGQRNSITAQGRLDPNQNTGISIHRCRIVGASDLGGTPTYLGRPWHKYSRTVVMETYMDGSINSAGWEPWSGSFALSTLYYGEYANTGPGASTSGRVRWPGVHSSLSAAEASKFTVAGFIFGDSWLPGTGVSYTAGL from the exons ATGAGCATGTACGAGAGAGTGAGCTCCAAGAAAAAGTTCATCATGTGGGCTTGTACTATCTCCACGGTGCTTATTCTAACAATCATAAAGCAAGCAGGAGCTGAGCCCAAGGTTCTAGCTTCCTCTCACCATTCCTTCTCTACAGTCTCTAGgcctgccgccgccgccgccgccaccaccaccaAGACCTCGAGCGCCGTGGCCTCCGCCTGCGCAGCCACCCTCTACCCAAATGCATGCGAGTCCGCCCTCGCCTCCGTTGCCGGAGCACCGACAAAGTCCGCAAAAGAGCTCTTCGACATCTCCGTCCAATCCGCCATGACCCGGGCCCACTCGGTCCGCGCCATGGCCTACAACCTAACTCTCAAGCACCAGAAGACTGGGTCCGGCCGACCTACCGGCATGGACGACTGCCTCGAGCTCCTCGACATCAGCGTAGATCAACTCAACGACGTCCTCAACCCGAAGACAAGCTCGAGCCCTCATGACGTCAAGACGTGGCTCAGCGCAGCCCTCACGAACCAAGCGACGTGCAGGGATAGTCTCGACACCGTCGATGCCTCCGACGGGAGGGATGCCATGAGCGCCCAAGTGGAGAGCTTGACGCAATTCATTGGTAACTCGCTCGCACTTCACAAGAAGCTCGATGGGGGAAAGGGTTCCGGTGGCCGGAAGTTGTTGTCCGATGGATTTCCGGCGTGGTTGTCGGCCGGGGACCGGAAGCTTCTGCAGGCTTCCCCGGAGGACATTCGAGCCGACGCGGTGGTGGCCAAGGATGGCAGCGGGACCCACAAGACGATCAACGAGGCCATCGCCTTCGTGTCGCCGGCTGCcgccagcggcggcggcggcggcggtggaagGAGCGTGATTTATGTGAAAGCCGGGACCTATAACGAGTACATTAAGATCCCAACCAAGCAGAAGAACGTTATGTTGATGGGAGACGGGAAGGGCAAATCGGTCATTGTGGGCAGCAGGAATGCGGCCAACGGGTATACGACCTACGGCACAGCGACTGTCG CTGCCATGGGTGCGGGCTTCATTGCCAAGGGCCTAACCATCATCAACAACTCCGGCCCATCCAAGAGCCAGGGCGTGGCACTGAGAGTTGGCGCCGACAAGTCTGTGATCTACCAATGCTCCATCCAGGGATACCAGGACACCCTCTACACCCACTCTAACCGGCAATTCTATTCGGAAGATGACATCTACGGCACCGTCGACTTCATCTTCGGCAACTCGGCCGTCGTCTTCCAGAATTGCTTCATCCAACCCCGAAAGCCCGGCGGGGGACAAAGGAACTCGATCACGGCGCAAGGCCGGCTCGACCCGAATCAAAACACCGGCATATCGATCCACAGATGCAGGATCGTCGGTGCTTCCGACTTGGGCGGCACTCCGACGTACCTCGGCAGGCCATGGCACAAGTACTCGAGGACGGTGGTGATGGAGACTTACATGGATGGCTCCATCAACTCTGCTGGGTGGGAGCCATGGTCAGGTAGCTTTGCACTGTCCACTCTGTACTATGGTGAGTATGCCAACACGGGCCCAGGGGCCTCGACGTCCGGCCGGGTCCGTTGGCCCGGCGTTCACTCGTCGCTCTCCGCCGCTGAAGCATCCAAATTTACTGTTGCTGGATTCATCTTTGGTGACTCATGGTTGCCCGGGACCGGCGTCAGCTACACTGCCGGACTGTAA